The genome window GGCACTTCCTTTGACAGTCGCTTCATAGCTCGGGCGATACGGATTGTAATCCGTGAAACTCACTTTTCTGGCACGATGGTACGCCTTTCCTTTTTCATAGGAAATTTTGCCGCATCGCTGCAAAATGATGCGGTGGGTCAATTGAACGTTCATGGAAATTTCCTTTCTTTTTCAAACGGGTGCCGAGTTTACTCATTTCTTCTATGATAACAGATCACGTCCATCTCCCACTATGTAATAAAGAAAGGAATGCGTCATAAACGCATCCCTTCCCTTCTTAGTAAGAGCTTCACCGATTACTGATCTTCGTCTTCCAAGCCTTCGTCCTCTGAAGATTCGTCTTCGTCCTCTTCATCCTCTTCATCTTCTCCGTCTTCAAAAATAGGCTCATTATCTCCAACAAAGATCCATTTCTTCTTGGTTCCGTCTTCATACTCGATTTTGACCTCAATCTCTTCGATACCTTCGTCATTACCGACTTCATCTCTCAAATACTTCAACCACTGCAGCCCCATGACTGACACCTCCTGGTACTGGATGATCTCACATTTGAATCGTCAGCGATGTCACCGTTGACTTTGATATGGTATGACGGATGTCTTCTGGTTGTATGTGCAGCTGTCCCACCTTCCCATTTGATTTACACCCAACTTCTTGTTTGAAGCGCTCGCTTCTGCGTTACATAAATGGAAAGAGACTGGACAAACTTTCATGGACAACGTAAGTTAGCACAAGAAAAGGACGTGAAGTATGATGGACAAGCTGATTGCAAAGCTGCCAAAGCAAAAGCATCGGATATCTCGCTGGCAACTGATTGGCATATGCCTGATGCTGTTGGTGCTCTCACCGATTCACTCCGCCCTCGCCGTATCGGATCATCCCTATCACTTTGGTTTCAAGAAAAGCAAAAACGGACAGCTGCCCTCCATCAGCGAAGAAGGATTCAAAGGCATTGTGGATCGGCATGGCGCTGTCTTTTTAGGGGACACGACAAAAAAGGAATTGTACTTAACCTTTGACAATGGCTACGAAAATGGCTATACCGGTGCGATCTTAGACACCCTTCTCTTGCGAAAGGTGCCTGCTATCTTTTTTGTCACAGGCCATTATGTGAAGGATCAGCCTGAACTGCTGAAGCGAATGGCTGCTGAAGGGCATTTGATCGGGAATCACTCTTGGAGCCATCCGGATATGACCACGATTCCAAATGCGAAAGTCAAAGAGGAGCTCACGAAAGTAAAAGATGCCGTGGCGCAAGTGGCCGGTCAAAAGGAGATGCGCTATTTGCGTCCTCCTCGCGGCATCTTCAGTGATCGCACCTTGGCTGCCTCCAAGGAATTGGGCTACACCAACGTCTTTTGGTCCGTGGCCTATCGCGATTGGGATACCAAGGTGCAGCACGGCTGGAAGTACGCCTACGACAACGTCATGTCGCAATTGCATCCGGGGGCCGTCATCTTGCTGCATTCCGTCTCCAAGGACAATGCGGATGCGCTCGGGGCCATCATCGACGAAGCACGCAAGCAGGGCTACGAATTTAAATCGCTGGATCAGCTCCCTCCCCGCTGAGCCCGGACAGCAAAAAACTCCCGCTCAACCAACGCAGTCGTGGTCGCGGGAGTTTTTTTCAACCGTCCATGGGTCAGTTCTTATTCTCTGTCCAGCAAGGACGCTCCGGCAATGCCTGGATGTGTCATTTCAAACGGATCGAGAATCAGATCCAGTTCTTCTTCTGTCAAAACGTTGTACTGGAGGCACAATTCCCGTACAGATTTGCCAGTCAAAATCGCTTCACGCGCGATACGAGCAGCTGTTTCATACCCCAGATGCGGGTTCACTGCCGTAATGACACCTACGCTCTTTTCTACATATTCTTTCATTCGCTCGCGGTTGGCTTCGATGCCTGACAAGCAGTGCTGGGTGAAGACGCGGAACGCATTATCCATGATGCTGATCGATTGCAGCAGATTGAAGACCAGTACCGGCTCCATTACGTTCAATTCCAGCTGGCCTGCCTCGGAAGCCAGACAAATGGTGTGGTCATTTCCGATTACTTGGAACGCAACTTGGTTAATGACTTCTGCCATCACCGGATTGACCTTACCTGGCATGATCGAAGAACCAGGCTGACGTGCTGGCAAGGAAATCTCACCGAGCCCGGCACGTGGACCGGATGCCATCAGACGCAAATCGTTTGCCACTTTGGACATGTTCATCATGCAAACCTTCAGCGCAGCGGATACCTCTGTATATGCGTCCGTGTTTTGCGTCGCATCCACCAGGTGTTCTGCCCCTGTCAGAGGGAAGCCTGTGATGTCTGCCAATTGCTGCACAACGGTCGTGATGTAGCGCGGATCGGCATTCAATCCAGTACCGACTGCCGTAGCTCCCATGTTCACTTCGTAGAGATGCTGGCGGGACTGCTTGATGCGCTTGATGTCGCGCTCCAGCACCCGACGATAGGCTTCGAATTCTTGTCCCAGACGAATCGGCACCGCGTCCTGAAGGTGGGTACGGCCCATTTTGATCACATCGTCAAATTCGTGTGCTTTTTGACCGAAGACATCATGCATGTCCTCCATGGTCACCAGAAGTTTTTCCAAAAGATCCAGGGTGGCGATATGGATCGCTGTCGGGAATGCATCGTTTGTAGATTGAGACATATTGACATGGGTATTTGGGCTGAGG of Brevibacillus choshinensis contains these proteins:
- the aspA gene encoding aspartate ammonia-lyase — protein: MSEQTYRIEKDFLGEKEIPVHAYYGVQTMRATENFPITGYRLHSSLINAMAMVKKAAAIANMEVSRLNPRLGNAIVSAAQEIIEGKWHDQFIVDPIQGGAGTSINMNANEVIANRGLEILGEKKGDYFHLSPNTHVNMSQSTNDAFPTAIHIATLDLLEKLLVTMEDMHDVFGQKAHEFDDVIKMGRTHLQDAVPIRLGQEFEAYRRVLERDIKRIKQSRQHLYEVNMGATAVGTGLNADPRYITTVVQQLADITGFPLTGAEHLVDATQNTDAYTEVSAALKVCMMNMSKVANDLRLMASGPRAGLGEISLPARQPGSSIMPGKVNPVMAEVINQVAFQVIGNDHTICLASEAGQLELNVMEPVLVFNLLQSISIMDNAFRVFTQHCLSGIEANRERMKEYVEKSVGVITAVNPHLGYETAARIAREAILTGKSVRELCLQYNVLTEEELDLILDPFEMTHPGIAGASLLDRE
- a CDS encoding DNA primase; the protein is MGLQWLKYLRDEVGNDEGIEEIEVKIEYEDGTKKKWIFVGDNEPIFEDGEDEEDEEDEDESSEDEGLEDEDQ
- the pdaA gene encoding delta-lactam-biosynthetic de-N-acetylase encodes the protein MLLVLSPIHSALAVSDHPYHFGFKKSKNGQLPSISEEGFKGIVDRHGAVFLGDTTKKELYLTFDNGYENGYTGAILDTLLLRKVPAIFFVTGHYVKDQPELLKRMAAEGHLIGNHSWSHPDMTTIPNAKVKEELTKVKDAVAQVAGQKEMRYLRPPRGIFSDRTLAASKELGYTNVFWSVAYRDWDTKVQHGWKYAYDNVMSQLHPGAVILLHSVSKDNADALGAIIDEARKQGYEFKSLDQLPPR